The Musa acuminata AAA Group cultivar baxijiao chromosome BXJ1-3, Cavendish_Baxijiao_AAA, whole genome shotgun sequence genome window below encodes:
- the LOC103979235 gene encoding uncharacterized protein LOC103979235: MNHCAMQQNAFAAACEEMRAPFAFVDRKAPIFCPRPRRFSPLAAVVDPVRPVRWQSSHQSDFSDSNAGADPLDIFLAKDEELDQLATSPPFFCGSPPSRAANPVVHDARFGENHPPALFAPSPLTLSGPPMSPKQGCAHDKFGVLPATVRVEGFDCLNRDGRSCSGIAAVA, encoded by the exons ATGAACCACTGCGCGATGCAGCAGAACGCTTTCGCCGCCGCCTGCGAGGAGATGAGGGCACCTTTCGCCTTCGTTGACCGGAAGGCCCCTATCTTCTGCCCCAGGCCCCGCCGGTTCAGCCCGCTCGCCGCCGTCGTCGATCCAGTCCGGCCCGTCCGTTGGCAATCGAG TCACCAGTCGGATTTCTCCGATTCGAACGCCGGGGCTGACCCTCTCGATATATTTCTCGCAAAG GATGAAGAACTGGATCAATTAGCTACGTCACCGCCATTTTTCTGCGGCTCGCCACCCAGCCGCGCTGCCAACCCGGTGGTCCACGACGCCCGGTTCGGCGAGAACCACCCGCCGGCACTTTTTGCCCCTTCACCACTAACCCTATCCGGCCCACCCATGTCTCCCAAGCAAGGCTGTGCCCACGACAAGTTCGGCGTCTTGCCGGCGACCGTGCGGGTTGAGGGTTTTGATTGCCTCAACCGCGACGGTCGGAGCTGCAGCGGCATCGCTGCTGTGGCCTAA